Proteins from a genomic interval of uncultured Methanocorpusculum sp.:
- the radA gene encoding DNA repair and recombination protein RadA, which yields MTALDIEEIPGVGPATADRLRDAGYITVESIATATPVDLAEAAELGESTTKKIIKAAREMADIGGFKTGTDILARRQDILKLKTLVPEIDELFGGGLETQAITELYGEFGSGKSQIAHQLAINCQLPQELGGLGGSCLYIDTENTFRPERIEQMAEGLELGDLPEGYTIPTPEEFLANIHVARAHSSDHQMLLIDAARELSNELTASGLPVKLIIIDSLTSLFRSEYAGRGTLAGRQQKLNRHMHDLFKLVDDLNAIALVTNQVMANPGLLFGDPTKPIGGNIVGHTATYRVYLRKSKAGKRIARLVDSPNLPEGEATFMVETAGIKAC from the coding sequence ATGACAGCACTTGATATTGAAGAAATCCCGGGAGTTGGACCGGCAACCGCCGACCGTCTGCGTGATGCCGGCTATATTACGGTTGAAAGCATCGCGACGGCGACGCCGGTAGATCTCGCAGAAGCAGCTGAACTTGGCGAATCCACCACGAAAAAGATCATCAAAGCAGCCCGCGAGATGGCAGATATCGGCGGATTTAAAACCGGAACCGACATTCTCGCAAGAAGACAGGATATTCTCAAACTAAAGACCCTCGTTCCCGAGATCGATGAACTGTTCGGCGGAGGTCTTGAGACCCAGGCAATCACCGAACTGTATGGTGAGTTTGGTTCTGGAAAATCCCAGATCGCCCATCAGCTGGCGATAAACTGTCAGCTCCCGCAGGAACTCGGCGGTCTTGGGGGCAGCTGTCTCTACATAGATACGGAGAACACCTTCCGTCCCGAGCGTATCGAACAGATGGCAGAAGGTCTGGAACTTGGGGATCTGCCGGAAGGATACACGATTCCTACACCGGAAGAGTTCCTTGCAAACATCCACGTAGCCCGGGCCCATTCTTCGGATCACCAGATGCTTCTTATCGACGCTGCCAGAGAACTTTCGAACGAACTTACGGCCTCCGGTCTCCCGGTCAAGCTCATCATCATCGATTCTCTGACGAGCCTCTTCAGATCCGAATATGCCGGCCGCGGCACCCTTGCCGGCAGACAACAGAAACTCAACAGACATATGCACGACCTCTTCAAACTGGTCGATGATCTGAACGCGATCGCGCTGGTCACAAACCAGGTCATGGCAAACCCGGGTCTTCTCTTCGGTGACCCGACAAAACCGATCGGCGGAAACATCGTCGGCCACACGGCGACCTACCGTGTATATCTCAGAAAGAGCAAAGCAGGAAAGCGTATCGCCAGACTTGTGGACAGCCCGAACCTCCCCGAAGGCGAAGCGACCTTCATGGTCGAAACCGCAGGTATCAAAGCCTGCTGA